One window from the genome of Nitrospirota bacterium encodes:
- a CDS encoding HPP family protein produces MSVKEYFIKMAGGAKGPPAVGLPEVIWSWLGSAIGIGICGYLSSKYFEPRDLTLIIGSFGASAVLVYGAIKSPLAQPRNLVGGHVISGLIGVASYQLFGEMIWLAAAIGVSIAIVAMLVTKTLHPPGGATALIAVIGGEKIHNLGFLYAFVPAGAGAVVLLIVALIVNNLSRNRKYPEYWL; encoded by the coding sequence ATGAGCGTTAAGGAATATTTTATAAAAATGGCTGGAGGTGCGAAGGGACCACCTGCTGTAGGATTACCAGAGGTTATCTGGTCATGGCTTGGCTCTGCGATTGGCATTGGCATCTGCGGTTACCTTTCTTCAAAATATTTTGAGCCGAGAGATCTCACTCTGATAATAGGTTCTTTTGGCGCATCCGCAGTGCTTGTCTATGGCGCAATAAAAAGCCCGCTGGCACAGCCGAGAAATCTTGTGGGCGGGCATGTAATATCAGGACTTATCGGTGTCGCATCATATCAGTTATTCGGTGAAATGATATGGCTTGCTGCTGCAATTGGAGTATCTATTGCTATTGTTGCGATGCTTGTAACAAAGACTCTTCACCCTCCCGGCGGAGCTACGGCATTAATTGCCGTTATTGGAGGCGAAAAGATACACAACCTTGGATTTCTTTATGCCTTTGTCCCTGCCGGAGCAGGAGCAGTCGTACTTCTGATTGTTGCGCTTATTGTAAATAACCTTTCAAGAAACAGAAAATATCCTGAATATTGG